One genomic segment of Anaerotignum faecicola includes these proteins:
- a CDS encoding electron transfer flavoprotein subunit beta/FixA family protein produces the protein MKIVVCIKQVPDTVEVKIDPKTGTLIRDGVPSIINHDDKTGIEAALQLKEQLGGTVTVVSMGPPQADVALREALAMGCDEAYLVSAREFGGSDTYATSGIIAAALKKIGYDLIITGRQAIDGDTAQVGPQIAEKLHLPQVSYVEEVVEAAADHVVVKRQFEDGYHIIKIKTPCLLTAIAELATPRYMSVRGIVEAYEKEIKVLGFEDLKDGLELDMIGLKGSPTNVYQSFTKEVKGAGTILEGLSADEAVKAIMDKLEAKFII, from the coding sequence ATGAAAATCGTTGTATGTATTAAACAGGTACCCGATACAGTAGAAGTTAAAATCGATCCTAAGACAGGCACACTGATCCGTGATGGTGTTCCTTCTATTATCAACCACGATGACAAAACAGGTATCGAAGCAGCTCTGCAGCTGAAAGAACAGCTGGGCGGCACAGTAACAGTTGTTTCCATGGGCCCCCCTCAGGCAGACGTTGCTCTGAGAGAAGCACTGGCTATGGGTTGTGACGAAGCATATCTGGTATCTGCTAGAGAATTTGGTGGTTCCGATACATATGCTACATCCGGCATCATCGCAGCAGCTCTGAAGAAAATCGGCTATGATCTGATCATCACAGGTCGTCAGGCTATCGACGGTGACACAGCTCAGGTTGGTCCCCAGATTGCTGAAAAACTGCACCTGCCTCAGGTTTCCTACGTTGAAGAAGTTGTTGAAGCAGCAGCTGACCACGTAGTAGTTAAGAGACAGTTCGAAGATGGTTACCACATCATCAAAATCAAAACTCCTTGCCTGCTGACAGCAATCGCTGAACTGGCTACACCCAGATACATGTCCGTAAGAGGTATCGTTGAAGCTTATGAAAAAGAAATCAAAGTACTGGGCTTCGAAGATCTGAAAGATGGTCTGGAACTGGATATGATCGGTCTGAAGGGTTCCCCCACAAACGTATATCAGTCCTTCACTAAAGAAGTTAAAGGCGCTGGTACAATTCTGGAAGGTCTGTCTGCAGACGAAGCTGTTAAAGCTATCATGGACAAACTGGAAGCTAAGTTCATCATCTAA
- the ilvB gene encoding biosynthetic-type acetolactate synthase large subunit, which yields MEMTGAQILMETLLEQGTDVIFGYPGGTVLDLYEQIYRNEGRIRHVLPSHEQGGIHAADGYARATGKTGVVLATSGPGATNLVTGIATAYLDSIPLVIITGNVPTTLIGQDNFQEVDVFSLTYGIVKHSYRVARVEELAEDIREAYAIAASGRPGPVLIDIPKDVQQKKTRFTPKPPVEIPKIAGEYTEKEIAQAVKLMEKAKRPCIYCGGGVIMADAGEEIMELSRRLDAPICHSLMGVDAVPTDFPASLGMSGMHGQYASTKAIAEADLLIAVGARFSDRAVGDKQKYAAKAKIIHIEIDPAEVDKSITVDLPLIGDAKEILGKILAAVEGGKKEKWQAEIAEMRAFGRMHATDYSGKLTPDAIIDAVSRVMPKDTPIVTDVGQHQMWVAQRYPFAQPRTFLTSGGLGTMGFGMGAANGACIGTGRKTVLFTGDGSFAMNFNELGTAVTEGLPVIVVLMDNGVLGMVRQLQRFFSNGHYSQTTTNRKTDFVAFARAMGAEGYRATTTEEMADAMQKAKAAKGPVVIACEIDREDMVYPMVPSNQSIDEMILQGGR from the coding sequence ATGGAGATGACAGGCGCGCAGATATTGATGGAAACGCTGCTGGAGCAGGGCACAGATGTAATTTTTGGCTACCCCGGAGGGACGGTATTGGATTTATATGAGCAGATTTACCGAAACGAGGGACGGATTCGTCATGTATTGCCCTCCCATGAGCAGGGAGGGATTCATGCGGCGGATGGATATGCCAGAGCAACAGGTAAAACGGGCGTGGTGCTGGCGACCTCCGGCCCGGGCGCAACGAACCTGGTAACGGGGATTGCGACAGCTTATCTGGATTCGATTCCGCTGGTTATCATTACGGGGAATGTGCCCACAACGCTGATTGGGCAGGATAATTTTCAGGAGGTGGATGTATTCAGCCTGACGTATGGGATTGTCAAGCACAGCTACCGTGTAGCGCGCGTGGAGGAGCTGGCGGAGGATATCCGAGAGGCGTATGCCATTGCGGCATCGGGCAGACCGGGGCCTGTTCTGATTGATATTCCGAAGGATGTCCAGCAGAAAAAGACAAGGTTTACGCCTAAGCCGCCTGTGGAAATTCCCAAAATTGCAGGGGAATATACCGAAAAGGAAATTGCACAGGCGGTGAAGCTGATGGAAAAGGCAAAACGTCCCTGCATTTATTGCGGCGGCGGTGTGATTATGGCGGATGCAGGGGAAGAAATTATGGAGCTTTCCCGCAGACTGGATGCGCCGATTTGTCATAGCCTGATGGGCGTGGATGCGGTGCCGACCGACTTCCCTGCAAGCCTCGGAATGTCTGGGATGCACGGACAATATGCATCAACAAAGGCGATTGCCGAGGCGGATCTGCTGATAGCTGTTGGGGCGAGGTTCAGTGACCGCGCGGTTGGAGATAAGCAGAAATATGCGGCGAAAGCGAAAATCATTCATATTGAAATTGATCCGGCAGAGGTGGATAAAAGCATAACGGTTGACCTGCCCTTGATTGGGGACGCAAAGGAGATTCTGGGGAAAATTCTGGCTGCGGTGGAAGGCGGCAAAAAGGAAAAATGGCAGGCGGAAATTGCCGAAATGCGCGCCTTTGGGCGGATGCACGCAACCGACTACAGCGGGAAATTAACACCAGATGCGATTATTGATGCGGTCAGCAGAGTTATGCCGAAGGATACGCCGATTGTAACGGACGTAGGGCAGCACCAGATGTGGGTGGCGCAGAGATACCCCTTTGCACAGCCGCGCACCTTTCTGACCAGCGGCGGACTTGGCACGATGGGCTTTGGTATGGGGGCGGCAAACGGTGCCTGCATCGGGACAGGAAGGAAAACCGTACTCTTTACGGGGGACGGCAGCTTTGCGATGAACTTTAACGAGCTTGGGACAGCGGTGACGGAAGGGTTGCCTGTCATTGTGGTGCTGATGGATAACGGTGTACTGGGGATGGTACGGCAGCTGCAGAGGTTTTTCAGCAACGGGCATTATTCTCAGACGACAACAAACAGAAAAACGGACTTCGTTGCATTTGCAAGGGCAATGGGGGCAGAGGGATACCGTGCGACAACAACGGAAGAAATGGCGGATGCCATGCAGAAGGCGAAGGCGGCAAAAGGGCCTGTTGTGATTGCATGCGAGATTGACCGAGAGGATATGGTATACCCGATGGTGCCTTCAAACCAATCCATTGATGAAATGATTTTGCAGGGAGGTCGGTAA
- the ilvN gene encoding acetolactate synthase small subunit, with protein MKKYMIGLLVTNKYGVLTRIASLFARRGYNIDTLTVGETVNPQVSRMTIMITGNDHDRDQMIKQLRKLHDVHFVKEMVAEKSVCRELVLLKVATDRSNRQEIIDAANVFRNKIIDYSTDAITMELTGETKKLDAFIELMKEYGILELGRTGVVSLKRGDECLDGTNSRSLKKPRVRKRKTEE; from the coding sequence ATGAAAAAATATATGATAGGGCTTTTGGTAACGAATAAATACGGCGTGCTGACAAGAATTGCATCGCTTTTTGCGCGCAGAGGATATAATATTGATACGCTGACGGTTGGGGAAACGGTGAATCCGCAGGTTTCTCGTATGACGATTATGATTACGGGGAATGACCATGACAGAGACCAGATGATCAAGCAGCTGAGAAAGCTGCACGATGTGCATTTTGTAAAGGAAATGGTGGCGGAAAAATCGGTTTGCAGAGAGCTGGTGCTGTTAAAGGTGGCAACAGACCGCAGTAACCGACAGGAAATCATTGATGCGGCGAATGTATTCCGCAATAAGATTATTGATTATTCCACCGATGCGATTACGATGGAGCTGACGGGGGAAACGAAAAAGCTGGATGCGTTTATCGAGTTAATGAAGGAATACGGGATTCTGGAGCTGGGGCGAACAGGCGTGGTTTCGCTGAAGCGAGGGGACGAATGTCTGGACGGAACAAACAGCAGGAGTCTGAAGAAGCCGAGAGTAAGAAAAAGAAAAACAGAAGAATAA
- the cls gene encoding cardiolipin synthase, translating to MSKDGKKPLGDSSVFQKGRKGAMRVIYGRTAIIAVSFLAQIILIGGVVNFFRPYIPMFFGGYMVLGLGIVLLILNKETTPETKLMWTVITMLLPLVGAALYVYVETQPGYRLLAKRLNDIYKQTEAFVQQDEAVLDALEQKDIGTAQLARYVHKNGNFATYQNTEVTFFPLGEDKFAAMLTELERAEQFIFMEYFILKEGYMWEKILEILERKVQAGVEVRVMYDGTCAMFDLPFRYPELLKAKGIQCKMFAPIRPILSTHYNNRDHRKILVIDGKVGFTGGVNIGDEYINRVEKHGHWKDTAVMFKGDAVQGLTMMFLQMWNVTEKEPEYGKYLQKAEKASQAKGFVLPYGDSPFDDEPVGETVYMDILNRAKKYVHIMTPYLIIDQSMITALTFAAKRGVDVKLILPHIPDKKFVFALAKSHYKELLKAGVRIYEYTPGFVHAKIFTSDDEKAVVGTINLDYRSLYLHFECAAFLYQVEEIAEIEKDFQRTLEKCQEVTLENRKKGTFFLRLEGWLLKWLAPLM from the coding sequence ATGAGCAAGGATGGAAAAAAGCCATTAGGCGATAGCAGTGTTTTTCAGAAAGGGCGCAAGGGCGCGATGCGTGTGATTTACGGACGAACGGCGATTATTGCGGTTTCGTTTCTGGCGCAGATTATCCTGATAGGCGGCGTAGTGAATTTCTTCCGTCCGTACATACCGATGTTTTTCGGCGGCTATATGGTGCTTGGACTTGGCATTGTGCTTTTGATTTTGAATAAGGAAACGACACCGGAAACAAAGCTGATGTGGACGGTCATCACGATGCTGCTGCCTCTGGTTGGCGCGGCGTTATATGTATATGTGGAAACGCAGCCGGGGTATCGGCTGTTGGCGAAACGTCTGAATGATATTTATAAGCAGACGGAAGCATTTGTGCAGCAGGATGAGGCGGTTCTGGATGCCTTGGAGCAGAAAGACATCGGGACGGCGCAGCTGGCGAGATATGTGCATAAAAACGGTAATTTTGCAACCTATCAGAATACAGAGGTGACATTTTTTCCGCTTGGTGAGGATAAATTTGCGGCAATGCTGACGGAGCTAGAGCGGGCGGAGCAGTTCATTTTTATGGAATATTTCATCCTGAAGGAAGGCTATATGTGGGAGAAAATTCTGGAGATTCTGGAACGGAAGGTGCAGGCAGGCGTTGAGGTGCGGGTGATGTATGACGGAACCTGTGCGATGTTTGATTTGCCGTTTCGTTACCCAGAGCTACTCAAGGCGAAGGGCATCCAATGCAAGATGTTTGCGCCGATTCGCCCGATTCTTTCCACGCATTACAACAACCGCGACCACAGAAAGATTCTTGTGATTGACGGGAAGGTCGGCTTTACGGGCGGCGTGAATATCGGGGATGAATATATCAACCGTGTGGAGAAACACGGGCATTGGAAGGACACTGCGGTGATGTTCAAGGGCGATGCGGTGCAGGGGCTGACGATGATGTTTTTGCAGATGTGGAACGTAACGGAGAAGGAGCCGGAATACGGAAAATATTTGCAGAAGGCGGAGAAAGCCTCACAGGCAAAGGGCTTTGTATTGCCTTATGGGGACAGTCCATTTGATGATGAACCGGTTGGCGAAACGGTTTATATGGATATTCTAAACCGTGCGAAAAAATATGTGCATATCATGACACCATATCTGATTATCGACCAGAGCATGATTACGGCACTGACCTTTGCGGCGAAGCGTGGCGTAGATGTGAAGCTGATTTTACCGCATATTCCGGATAAGAAATTTGTATTCGCATTGGCAAAGAGCCATTATAAGGAGCTGCTCAAGGCGGGGGTGCGGATTTATGAATATACACCCGGCTTTGTGCATGCAAAGATATTCACAAGCGATGATGAAAAGGCGGTTGTGGGGACAATCAATCTGGATTATCGCAGCCTGTATCTACATTTTGAATGTGCGGCGTTTTTATATCAGGTGGAGGAAATCGCGGAGATTGAGAAGGATTTTCAAAGGACATTGGAAAAATGTCAGGAGGTTACTTTGGAAAACCGCAAAAAAGGCACTTTTTTCCTGCGGCTGGAGGGGTGGCTGCTGAAATGGCTGGCTCCGCTGATGTAA
- a CDS encoding GTP pyrophosphokinase, translating into MELNKVIDLEALTASGFPEGLIEQASGFMELMMQYRCALMEVETKLNVLNAEFTMKNNRNPFESIKSRIKTPKSILEKLRRKGFEISVKGIEENLADVAGIRVICSFPDDIYATAKMLTDQDDIRVIQVKDYIINPKPNGYRSLHLILEVPIFLSNEKKNMKVEVQFRTIAMDFWASLEHKLKYKKNIENAEEISKELQRCAEASSQLDLRMQALRDRIEAERE; encoded by the coding sequence ATGGAATTAAATAAAGTGATTGACTTGGAGGCACTGACTGCATCAGGGTTTCCTGAAGGATTGATTGAACAGGCAAGCGGATTTATGGAATTGATGATGCAATACAGATGTGCATTGATGGAAGTGGAGACGAAGCTGAATGTGTTGAATGCTGAATTTACCATGAAAAATAACCGCAATCCTTTTGAATCGATTAAGAGCAGAATCAAAACACCGAAAAGTATTCTTGAAAAGCTGCGAAGAAAGGGCTTTGAAATCAGCGTGAAGGGGATTGAGGAAAACCTTGCGGATGTGGCAGGGATTCGTGTGATTTGCTCCTTTCCGGATGATATTTATGCGACAGCGAAGATGCTGACGGATCAGGATGATATTCGCGTGATTCAGGTGAAGGATTATATCATAAACCCGAAGCCGAACGGCTACAGAAGTCTGCATCTGATTTTGGAGGTTCCGATTTTCTTATCGAACGAAAAGAAGAATATGAAGGTAGAGGTGCAGTTTCGCACGATTGCGATGGATTTCTGGGCAAGTTTGGAGCATAAGCTGAAATATAAGAAAAATATCGAAAATGCAGAGGAAATTTCCAAGGAATTGCAGAGATGTGCGGAGGCGAGCAGTCAGCTGGACTTGCGGATGCAGGCATTGAGAGATCGAATTGAGGCGGAACGCGAATGA
- a CDS encoding electron transfer flavoprotein subunit alpha/FixB family protein, producing the protein MSKGIFVVMEQRYGKVQNVGLELVGEATRLKEDLKDDVVAVLLGHDIKGEVDKIFHYGADKVVLVDDPMLKDYVTEPYTKAVCEVIKAFDPEIMLFGASSIGRDVAPRVASRVKTGLVADTTGLRMAKTQEELDKEAAMGNATPERALLMTRPAFGGNIMATLMCPRTKPQMATVRPGVMKMIAKDETRKGELVEFKVDFTAADMNVEIVEAVKSDKKSVDLTEAKLIVSGGRGVGSAEGFDVIRDMADALGAEVGSSRACVDAGWIEKDRQVGQTGKTVRPDLYMACGISGAIQHVAGMENSELIIAINKNESAPIFEVADLGIVGDLKQILPKLADAVRKYKAAKANS; encoded by the coding sequence ATGAGTAAAGGTATTTTCGTAGTAATGGAACAGAGATACGGCAAGGTTCAGAACGTAGGTCTGGAACTTGTTGGTGAAGCTACAAGACTGAAAGAAGATCTGAAGGATGACGTAGTAGCAGTACTGCTGGGTCATGATATCAAAGGCGAAGTTGACAAAATCTTCCACTATGGTGCTGACAAGGTTGTCCTGGTTGACGATCCCATGCTGAAGGACTATGTAACAGAACCTTACACAAAGGCTGTTTGCGAAGTTATCAAAGCATTTGATCCCGAAATCATGCTGTTCGGTGCTTCTTCCATCGGTCGTGACGTTGCTCCCCGTGTAGCATCTCGTGTAAAAACAGGTCTGGTTGCAGATACAACAGGTCTGAGAATGGCTAAGACACAGGAAGAACTGGACAAGGAAGCAGCAATGGGTAACGCAACACCCGAAAGAGCTCTGCTGATGACTCGTCCCGCATTCGGTGGTAACATCATGGCAACACTGATGTGCCCCAGAACAAAACCTCAGATGGCAACTGTACGTCCCGGCGTTATGAAAATGATCGCAAAGGACGAAACAAGAAAAGGCGAACTGGTTGAATTCAAGGTAGATTTCACAGCAGCAGACATGAACGTTGAAATCGTTGAAGCAGTTAAGTCCGACAAGAAATCCGTTGACCTGACAGAAGCAAAACTGATTGTTTCCGGTGGTCGTGGTGTTGGTTCCGCAGAAGGCTTCGATGTAATCAGAGATATGGCTGATGCACTGGGCGCAGAAGTTGGTTCTTCCAGAGCATGTGTAGACGCTGGCTGGATTGAAAAAGACAGACAGGTTGGTCAGACAGGTAAGACAGTACGTCCCGACCTGTACATGGCATGCGGTATTTCCGGTGCTATCCAGCACGTTGCAGGTATGGAAAACTCCGAACTGATCATCGCTATCAACAAGAACGAATCCGCTCCTATTTTTGAAGTAGCTGACCTGGGTATCGTTGGCGATCTGAAGCAGATCCTGCCTAAACTGGCTGACGCTGTAAGAAAATACAAAGCAGCAAAAGCAAACAGCTAA
- a CDS encoding acyl-CoA dehydrogenase family protein, which translates to MDFKLTKTQMLQQELFRKFAETEIKPIAKDMDEAEDYDRELLQKLQKIGAFGIPYSREYGGQGADVLTYTLCMEEMSKVDASTGITLSVHTSLCCPCINEFGTEEQKQKYLRPLVDGSKIGCFGLTEPGAGTDAAGVKTTADKTEDGKYYVLNGTKMFTTNSGFADTFIVFALTDKSKGPKGMSAFIVEREFEGLSVGPNIERMGIRAASNCEVIYENVKVPAENLLGKEGQGYKIAMTALGGGRIGIGAQSVGIAQGAIDETLKYVKERKQGGKPIGKYQNTQFKLAEMQTKTDAARLMVWRAATEKDLHGNYAPYAAMCKMFASETANEVTRMAVQLFGGYGYCREYPVERAMRDAKITEIYEGTNEAMRMIVAGSMKV; encoded by the coding sequence ATGGATTTCAAATTAACAAAAACTCAGATGCTTCAGCAAGAGTTGTTCAGAAAATTTGCTGAAACAGAAATTAAACCAATCGCTAAAGACATGGACGAAGCAGAAGATTACGATAGAGAGCTGCTTCAGAAACTGCAGAAAATCGGTGCTTTTGGTATTCCTTACAGCAGAGAATACGGCGGCCAGGGTGCAGACGTTCTGACATACACACTGTGCATGGAAGAAATGTCTAAAGTAGATGCTTCCACAGGTATTACACTGTCCGTACATACATCTCTTTGCTGCCCTTGCATCAATGAGTTTGGTACAGAAGAACAGAAACAGAAATATCTGAGACCTCTGGTTGATGGTTCCAAAATCGGCTGCTTCGGTCTGACAGAGCCCGGCGCTGGTACAGATGCTGCAGGCGTTAAGACAACAGCTGACAAGACAGAAGACGGCAAGTACTATGTTCTGAACGGTACAAAGATGTTCACAACAAACTCCGGTTTCGCTGATACATTCATCGTATTCGCTCTGACAGATAAATCCAAAGGCCCTAAAGGTATGTCTGCTTTCATCGTAGAAAGAGAATTTGAAGGTCTGTCCGTTGGTCCCAACATCGAACGTATGGGTATCAGAGCAGCATCCAACTGCGAAGTTATTTATGAAAACGTTAAGGTTCCCGCTGAAAACCTGCTGGGCAAAGAAGGCCAGGGCTACAAGATCGCTATGACAGCACTGGGCGGCGGTCGTATCGGTATCGGTGCTCAGTCCGTAGGTATCGCTCAGGGCGCTATTGACGAAACACTGAAATATGTTAAGGAAAGAAAACAGGGTGGCAAACCCATCGGCAAATACCAGAACACACAGTTCAAACTGGCTGAAATGCAGACAAAGACAGATGCTGCTAGACTGATGGTATGGAGAGCAGCTACAGAAAAGGATCTGCATGGCAACTACGCTCCTTACGCTGCAATGTGCAAAATGTTTGCTTCCGAAACTGCAAACGAAGTAACAAGAATGGCTGTACAGCTGTTCGGTGGCTACGGTTACTGCCGTGAGTACCCCGTAGAAAGAGCTATGAGAGACGCTAAGATTACAGAAATCTACGAAGGTACAAACGAAGCTATGAGAATGATCGTTGCTGGCTCCATGAAGGTTTGA
- a CDS encoding LysM peptidoglycan-binding domain-containing protein, with product MQYQFDGERERRAEFAMPKRTKQMGGIEQRLRIFVEDYVYTYLYQYGRSGGGAEKLAALVGKYYELEGQRVLLISGAIQAKGTVQEGGTERFGDETWEYIGGQLQQYFKGMTVVGWVHCQPGFGAFLTAKDEQFHREYFKEDWQVFFAMDTVDRLDSFYLYNEDGSGLRQARGYFVYYDRNREMQEYMLDNSMIRPREEAAEIETVAEQPKEGARRRKKPTQEERMDAAKEIRRVLQKRETVVKQAKREHDLMLLAVSGVLCVVCVCMGMAMMQSLGRLQLVEKELMAMQTSYQTLAENLEDARVQSVFAVQKQPQTAEEQPEQKRSYTVESGDSLGFISRKFYGDSSGIRKIMEANGLANADMIFEGQTLLIP from the coding sequence ATGCAATATCAATTTGACGGTGAAAGGGAACGCAGGGCGGAATTTGCCATGCCGAAGCGGACAAAGCAGATGGGCGGCATTGAGCAGCGGCTCAGAATCTTTGTAGAGGATTATGTATATACATATCTTTATCAATATGGAAGAAGCGGCGGCGGAGCAGAAAAGCTGGCGGCTCTGGTCGGGAAATATTATGAGCTTGAGGGGCAGAGGGTGCTTTTGATTTCGGGCGCAATACAGGCGAAGGGAACGGTGCAGGAAGGCGGCACAGAGCGATTTGGCGACGAAACATGGGAATACATCGGCGGGCAGTTGCAGCAATACTTTAAGGGGATGACGGTGGTCGGCTGGGTGCATTGCCAACCGGGCTTCGGGGCATTTCTGACGGCGAAGGACGAGCAGTTCCATCGGGAATATTTCAAGGAGGACTGGCAGGTGTTTTTTGCGATGGACACAGTGGACAGGCTGGACAGCTTTTATCTCTATAATGAGGACGGGAGTGGACTGCGGCAGGCGAGAGGGTATTTTGTATACTATGACAGAAACCGGGAGATGCAGGAATATATGCTCGATAACAGCATGATTCGCCCAAGGGAGGAAGCGGCAGAAATTGAGACTGTGGCGGAGCAGCCGAAGGAGGGCGCAAGGCGGCGGAAGAAGCCCACGCAGGAGGAACGGATGGATGCGGCAAAGGAGATTCGCAGGGTGCTGCAAAAGCGCGAAACGGTGGTGAAGCAGGCAAAAAGGGAGCATGACCTGATGCTGTTGGCGGTGAGCGGCGTGCTTTGTGTGGTGTGCGTGTGCATGGGAATGGCAATGATGCAGAGCCTTGGCAGATTGCAGCTTGTGGAGAAGGAATTGATGGCAATGCAGACCTCCTATCAGACGTTGGCGGAAAATCTGGAGGATGCGAGGGTGCAGAGCGTTTTTGCGGTGCAGAAGCAGCCGCAGACCGCAGAGGAGCAGCCGGAACAAAAGCGAAGCTATACCGTGGAAAGCGGCGACAGCTTAGGATTTATCAGCAGGAAATTTTACGGGGACAGCAGCGGGATTCGGAAAATCATGGAGGCAAACGGATTGGCAAATGCAGATATGATTTTCGAGGGGCAGACACTGCTGATTCCGTAA
- the tuf gene encoding elongation factor Tu, producing MAKVKFERTKPHMNIGTIGHVDHGKTTLTAAITKTLHERYHIGEAVDFENIDKAPEERERGITISTAHVEYETPNRHYAHVDCPGHADYVKNMITGAAQMDGAILVVAATDGPMAQTREHILLSRQVGVPYIVVFMNKCDMVEDEELLDLVEMEIRELLNEYEFPGDDIPIIRGSAFQALQDPNGPWGDKILELFEAIEDYIPTPERATDKPFLMPVEDVFSITGRGTVATGRVESGVVKVQDEVEIVGLTDEIRKVVVTGVEMFRKLLDQAEAGDNIGVLLRGVQRNEIERGQVLAKPGSITPHTKFKAQVYVLSKEEGGRHTPFFNNYRPQFYFRTTDVTGVISLPEGTEMCMPGDNVEMTIELITPVAMAQGLRFAIREGGRTVGAGSVVEIIE from the coding sequence ATGGCAAAGGTAAAATTTGAAAGAACCAAACCTCATATGAATATTGGTACTATCGGTCACGTTGACCATGGTAAAACAACTCTGACTGCAGCAATCACAAAGACACTGCACGAAAGATACCATATCGGTGAAGCTGTAGATTTCGAAAACATCGATAAGGCTCCCGAAGAAAGAGAACGTGGTATCACAATTTCCACAGCTCACGTTGAATACGAAACACCCAACAGACACTACGCTCACGTTGACTGCCCCGGCCATGCTGACTATGTTAAAAACATGATCACAGGTGCTGCTCAGATGGATGGTGCTATCCTGGTAGTAGCTGCAACAGACGGCCCTATGGCTCAGACAAGAGAACACATCCTGCTGTCCAGACAGGTAGGCGTTCCTTACATTGTTGTATTCATGAACAAATGCGACATGGTTGAAGACGAAGAACTGCTGGATCTGGTTGAAATGGAAATCAGAGAACTGCTGAACGAATATGAATTCCCCGGTGATGATATTCCCATCATCAGAGGTTCCGCATTCCAGGCTCTGCAGGATCCCAACGGTCCTTGGGGCGACAAGATTCTGGAACTGTTCGAAGCTATCGAAGATTACATTCCTACACCCGAACGTGCAACAGACAAACCTTTCCTGATGCCCGTCGAAGACGTATTCTCCATCACAGGTCGTGGTACAGTAGCTACAGGTAGAGTAGAATCCGGCGTAGTTAAAGTACAGGATGAAGTTGAAATCGTTGGTTTGACAGACGAAATCAGAAAAGTAGTTGTAACAGGCGTTGAAATGTTCCGTAAGCTGCTGGATCAGGCTGAAGCTGGTGACAACATCGGTGTTCTGCTGAGAGGCGTTCAGAGAAATGAAATCGAAAGAGGTCAGGTTCTGGCTAAACCCGGTTCCATCACACCTCATACAAAATTCAAAGCTCAGGTTTACGTTCTGTCCAAAGAAGAAGGTGGCCGTCATACTCCTTTCTTCAACAACTACAGACCTCAGTTCTACTTCAGAACAACAGACGTAACAGGCGTTATCAGCCTGCCCGAAGGTACAGAAATGTGCATGCCTGGCGACAACGTTGAAATGACAATCGAACTGATCACACCCGTAGCTATGGCTCAGGGTCTGAGATTCGCTATCCGTGAAGGTGGTAGAACAGTAGGCGCTGGTTCCGTAGTAGAAATCATTGAGTAA
- a CDS encoding sigma factor-like helix-turn-helix DNA-binding protein, with amino-acid sequence MQEQMFCARKNVSSYYGEGEKDIWKAYVRRGMNSEKGQMKLRLLDWGCTVERCRRLQEELRRLEEPEGTENTFLQEEFKAERARLEGRLAEIWREKKRMDALLAGLEENEQEYIRLRFEKGYGIDYIGRRLYISRATVFRMQDRILEKLRQAEIETP; translated from the coding sequence ATGCAAGAACAGATGTTCTGCGCAAGGAAGAATGTAAGTTCTTATTACGGAGAGGGGGAGAAGGATATCTGGAAGGCGTATGTGAGAAGGGGAATGAACAGCGAGAAGGGACAGATGAAGCTTCGGCTACTGGATTGGGGCTGCACGGTGGAGCGATGCAGGCGATTGCAGGAGGAGCTGCGGCGGCTGGAGGAGCCGGAGGGGACAGAGAATACTTTCTTGCAAGAGGAATTTAAAGCGGAGCGGGCGCGGCTGGAAGGAAGGCTTGCGGAAATCTGGAGAGAGAAAAAGCGGATGGATGCACTGCTTGCAGGACTGGAGGAGAACGAGCAGGAATACATCCGACTGCGGTTTGAGAAGGGATACGGAATTGATTACATCGGCAGGAGGCTGTATATCAGCAGGGCAACGGTGTTTCGGATGCAGGACAGGATTCTGGAAAAGCTGCGGCAAGCGGAGATTGAGACTCCGTGA